The genomic region CGACGGAGCTCCGCCTTCTAAAATAGGCAAGAAAAGTGTTAAAACATCAGTCAGCTGTTTAAtttagctaaagttagcacGCATTCAGATGCTTAAAAGCTAGTCTGACTTAGATATAATAAAGTAGCTAACTGTTAGTGTTCATCAACTCctgtattgtgttttaatgaatAGCGGACATGTAACGTTAATTGGAAatttatttagctagctaggttattaggtaatgcatgcacacatatgaGCCAttgaagctagctagctatatacCGATATgcaggtagctagctagctacctaggTTAGCTAATATTTGTAAGCTAAGACTTTACATAGGGTCCAGTGATGCCTCATTTATTCAAAGGTTGCGTTCATGTAACGTTAATGAAGATAATAGCACATGGTAACGTGTTTTTAAAGGCAGTCGGCTAGAAAAGGATGGGCCCTATGAGTCTATGACACCccctttctttcctctcatcTTTACACAACCCTTTTCATTCGACCGGTCCACATATTCACAGTTCAACACATACCTAAACGTAGATGGGGTTTCATGACAGTTAAAGTTTTTCACAGGCATTACATTAAATACTCTTGCACCATTTGTAAATGTACATATTGCAAGTTGCAACTTATAGTCAGGTCAAGTCCTAAAGTAACCAAAGGGCAGTACAACTTTAAAGATTAggcttaaaaatgtgtttgaaaaaaacatgaattggaATGAATGTCAATCTTTATTATCTTTTCCAACCAACAGTTTTAAACCCAAACATAGAAGtgtacagaaacagaaaaaataaaaactcatatttggcatttctgtaGGTCAAATCACTTGAATGATCAATCAGTTATCAAAATAGTAGTACAAAGAATAATTTTCTTTTGGTTGataaatcaactaattgtttcaacATTAATTGGGACATAAGTAGTTAAATAAGTCCAGAGGCCAAACAAAGGCAGAATAAGATAGGTTAGCTATCGCTTGCATCAGTTAAGTTAGCTTGAAGGAGGAGACTCCCATGATTTTGTATTGAATCATAGTAAGGATGCTGTTAAAGGTAAACCCCGCAATGGAAATTTCCCATGGGAAGAAAAATAGAAGAACCAGCTGCTCTGCCTAATTCCCAACACAAATTGGCACTCCATTAAAGACACCAGTCTCATCTACACTTCTCTGTCCTGCTGTGGATATGATGACTGACCACTAAAAGCGGCAAAACAAGGAAACAATTATTACTTTTAAATTGCtcgattgtgatttgttttcttcctcttccattTGAGGCACATACACATGCTACCATGTTTTGAAACACCCAGCTAGctcaaaataatacaaacaattCAGTATGATTGATGGTAATTAGCTTTATAACACATTTCACTCCCAAGCCATGCTCTGTTTTCACgcttcctctctgtgtctgcctCCCTCTGATGAGCACCAGTTGTTCATGCCTGATAGAAATGTGTGAGagtttgcagttatttttattttgtttttttaaatccacaggTCCTGAGATTATTCAATATTAGAATCTTATGCTTGAAGTTAggtagttagttttttttccgtCTTCTGATCCCTCTGGGCTCCAGCGGTGGTCGGGGCGGGGATAGGAGGCAGTGCCACCGCCCATTTCTTGCGGCAGCACTTTGGCCCTGAGGTCCAGGTGGATGTGTTTGAGAAGGGGGAGGTCGGAGGCCGTCTCGCCACTGTAACCGTCAATCACAACGACTACGAGTCTGGAGGTTCTATCATTCACTCCCTCAACCTACACATGCAAGAGTTTGTCAAACAGCTAggtttgtttacacacacacacacacacacacacacatatgccaaACACAAAGGGCCGAGtggacaatacattttttatgttatacTGCATAGCATTAATTTAGTCTCTGTGTGTCCTTTCTCtagttgtttttaacatatgCATAGTTGCATATTAATAATCAAAAGTTAGGTAAAACAAGCTGGGcttcaaaaacagcaacagctgTGACTTCCAGTGGAATCTACAAACATCTGTTCAGTGTTACcagttaacaaaatgtttttccttgtgGAATTGAGGTACGCATTCTCTAGAATATAGAGGTCCTGTTAAACAGTGATAAAGATAAGTATGTAGCTTGATGTTCGCGTTGTGCCTCCAGTAGATGTAAGCTGAGCAAGAAGAGGGGTCACCAGTCAAGCAAGGTAGAAGTTTTGAGTTTAATAAGCAGCGCCACATGTGTGGCTCTTTAACTGGAAGACAAATCTTTGCAATTATTGTGGTTCTGCATCCCGTATTCAGTGCCCTGCCAAAGTAACGACTGTTATTTTGATTTCAGAGACAAAAGTTAAATCCCAGTTTAAGAAATACAAAGTgggaaatatttgtattttaatgtaaacatgttccatTATTCCACGTCCTTAGAAATAAGATCCTccctgtgtgtatctgtatctgtgtgtgtcttttgtgtcaTCCTGTGTCCGCATCTTAAGGTTTAAAGTATCGCCGCAGCGTGGCGGGAAAGACAGCGGTGTTTAACGGCCAGGACATGATTTTGGAGGAGACAGACTGGTACCTGCTGGACCTTTTCCGGCTGTGGTGGCGCTACGGCATCAGCTTCATACGCCTGCAGATGTGGGTGGAAGAAATTATGGAGAAATTCATGAGGTGAGCCAGAAATATGAAGGCCCTTTTTGCTTGACAGGAGGATGTAGCTGTGGTGCTGCTGGACCCTGATTTATGCTCCATTTCAAAGCATCATATCTTTTGTTGTAGATGCATCATGTCTCTGTAGACGCGTAGAGGTGCCCCACTTTGGTTTATACCTGCACCTCTTTAAAATGACATGGGATTGATCTGCCTGGTCTGCTTCATATATTCTCCCACCTGTTTTTTGGGGTCCAGGATAACATGAGCTGATATAATGATGCCAAACAAATTAGCTAAATTTAAACCTGCTTTTTGCCTCATTGTTTTCACTCTATCACAAAGTGAATCATAGACTGTAGGGACAGTTACTTCAGGGAAAGAAGGAATGCACAACACTGGCTCACAGTGTGGCAGTCAATGGATAAAGCCTACACTGAGCTATTTGTTATTTCCCAAACCTGCAGCTGTAATCACCGCAAATCCCAGACTCAGCGTGTTGCTTTGCAAGCATGACGTCTTAATAAATAGCGACAACCATCTGCCTATAATTTCTATTATCCATTCAAATATTACAGTGTAAAACATTAGAGTTGATGTCTTCGATTAGCCAGTGCGGTTTCAGATATCAGGTGATGCACAAGTGAATGTCAAATATGGCAAAGATATTGAATGTTTTGCTGGAATTGTTATTTGGACTCGGTTTCTGTGTAAAACATGACCAGGCTCAGTTTTGAACACTGTTCTCTGACCACCATTTCTCTCCTCTGGATGGGATTCTCCTGTATCACTTAGTCTTCTCTTTAAATCAACAACTTTGAACCTGCATATCCCTTGGTCTGtgtctgtgatttttttgttgttgctcagATGGCTGAGAAATGTGTGATAATCCAAAATTTCAGATATGAATAAGGAAATCTGTTTACTAATTCAGTTACTGACTATATTTGATAATtagccttttttgtgtgtgtgtgtcggtttGTGTGTGAGGTAGAATCTACAAGTACCAGGCCCACGGCTACGCCTTCAGCTCAGTGGAGGAACTACTAGACTCTCTCGGTGGAAGTGGCTTCATCAACATGACCCAGAGGCCGCTCTGTAATTCGCTGCTGGAGCTCGGTGTGTCGCAGCGTTTCATCGACGAGGTCATTGAGCCCATCATGAGGGTCAACTACGGACAGAACGTCAGCATCCCCGCCTTTGTAGGTCAGAtgagtgtgaaaaaaagagcagCAGAAGTAAAGGAGGGGGCGAAGGTGGGTGGGGCGGAAGTGGGGGATGAGTAGGAAAGAGACAGGGAAGAGGAAAGCTACGGGGCTGAAGTTAGGGCTGGTTATGAGCTGAAAATCTATGTCAGCATTGATGTAGgtcaggagagagaaaggaaaagaaaagagctaCAGGAGTCGAGGAAGCATGGAGCAGGGAGTCGAGAGAACATGAGAGGGAAGCAAGGTGAGAGGAAGTGGTGGCCTCTGGGAGCAAGAGAACAGGAAAATATGTGAGCAGCTGATAATTGGTTTATATCACTTGGCACAGTCTgttgtgtgtgagcgtgcgttTATGTGTTACAGGCGCTGTTTCGTTAGCTGGGGCCCAGAACAACCTGTGGGCGGTGGAAGGAGGCAACAAGCTGGTGTGTTCTGGCCTGCTGAAGATGGCCAACGCCAACCTGCTGCAAGCACAAGTCAACTCCATCTCACCCGTCTACTCTGGTACTTTTTACCCTGATGTTGGCTGAAGGGGGTTGTGTCAAGCTgctaattcattttaattcagttttacaAGGATTTTTTGGTTTGTGAAGATAGTAATAAAGTCCACCGGAGTGGTTGTGAAGCAGGATATTAGACTTTTTTGCACGGAGGGAACCTAACAACTCTTAACCTGGGGCAAACTGAACTTGATCTCTTTcttatgggtgggccaaattctctgggcgggcaaagcagagaaaggggaggtaaccttatgaagtcataaggagcaagattccagatcggcctatctgaactttcattttcttaaaggcagagcagaatgtccagggctcggtttacacctttcgccatttctagccactgtgggaccataggcaggctgggggaccTCATagtaatgttgaaaaacctcaaagtgaaattttcttGCCATGTGACCTTTTAAAATGTGGCATAATTGGGGCCAACACAAGTATGGAAGTTAAGAAAGGCCATTATGACTGAATACCTCATTGTGAATTTTAACCACACCTATAAACTTACTGTAGACATTTAAACACTACGGAAGTGAAAGCACTGCGCTATTTATCTTTGAAAACCATTTACAGTATCTGAATTTATTTGGTTTACATCCCCTTCTTTgaaatttccttttttggaaatttcaaagaaagaaacCTTGTCGTGTCAATGAAATGCATGTTTACCGTTGCAGTGGGTGGACATTAGCATGATGGCATCTGGAGACATGAGAAATGGGCTGGATTTTTCTAGATTATATCTGCCAGTAGATATTCGGGGACTGATGTAGCTAAATTTGTATCTGATTCATGTTgtacaatattgacattgattgGGTTTATTTTCCTGACAGGGGACGAGCCCCAGTACCAGCTGAGCTTCACTACGGCATCAGAGACCAGATCAGAGCTGTATGACATTGTAGTGTTGGCGACGCCCCTCCAGGCCAGTGTCAGGTCTGGAGTCCAGTTCCAAGGTTTCACTCCTCCCTTTGACGAGCTCCCCGGCAACTATCACAGCACTGTGGCAACAATTGTCCACGGTTACCTCAACACTTCTTTCTTTGGTTTCCCGGACCCTCGCCTCTTCCCCTTTGCCAGTGTTTTGACAACTGAGACGCCTGATCTGTTTTTCAACAGCGTGGCAAGCGTTTGTCCCGTCAACATCTCGACAGGCTTTCGACGTAAGCAGCCACAAGAGGCCGGGGTCTATAAAGTGTTCTCGCAACAACCTCTGGAAAAGACTCATCTCAAAACACTGTTCAGGTAAGCCACTTCCTTTCTGGCAAAGTAATCCTGGCAttaactagggctgcaactaactgtTATTTTCAATATGGTGATtatcttttattattaattaactGATCcagaaaagagtgaaaaatgccatcatattaatatttaataattccCCAAATTGACATATTTAAATTGCTTGTATTGTCTGACCAACTATCCCAGatatattcaatttactatCATAAAACGTATTtgcatttgagaagctggaaccagaaaaTGACTTAAACGATTAactgattatcaaaattgttgctgATTTCTTTTCTGCCAGTCgcctaattaattaattaactgaCTATTTGTCTCAGCTCTAGTATCGACCAGCTAAAACAATTCCTTTAGATGCATTCTGCTCATTTATCATCGAAGCATATAACCAACGTTTATCCTTTACTGTGCCTCTTAATCTCAGGTCGTACTACTCAGTTCAGGTGACAGAGTGGCAGGCCTACCCTTGTTACGGCAGCAGCCAGGGACTGCCACCTGTGGAGCTCCACCCCAATCTCTACTACCTCAATGGCATTGAGTGGGCCGGCAGCGCCATGGAGATGAGCTCAGTGGCGGCCAAGAACATCGCCCTGCTGGCTTACCACCGCTGGAACAGACAGACGGACATGGTGGACCAGAAAGATCTTATGCACAGAATCAAGACTGAACTTTGACCTGGTTAACTGAAAGCCTTATCGCATCACTTACCTGATGTGCATGAAAATGCCTGTATTGGGGTACATTTTACAGTTGACTTGTGAAAAGTCTCCAGTGGCAAAGTGTATACAGAGGCAAGTAATATATTACTACATACATCTAGTTCACTGAATTAACGATACATATGTTGAACATAGTCTTACCTGCCTTATCTTAAATAAACTTAGACATACATTAGAAAAACAGTATCAAATTCATATCAAgtccaaaactaattttaatcTCCCCACTATTGACAGCTGTGGTACTGCCCAACTGTCCAAAGACCAGTTTGATTTTGGGCCAGAGACAATAAAAGCAGATATATGAAACATTTTTCAGTATTGGTTGAGGATTGATTGCTAATGCTAGTTAGTGGTTTCAACCGAAAATTCAGCTGCAGGCAGCTTTTCTTTGccaagaaataataaaacagagcaAACGTGGAAAACATCTAATACTATTAATCTTAGTTGGAAGGGAATGGACTGTTAGGAGACACTGTTTTATTGAGTTTCTTTAGTATGTATCAACGCCAGTTAATATGAGTACTAGTCTAAGGTTACTGATACTgctctgtgtaaaaaaaaaaaatggtgtgtCCAAGTCAAGAAAACACTCTTGAAATCAAGATTGAGAGCATGAATGAGACTCTTCTAAATGGTTGCTTTTTGACGGCACTGACAGCTGTAAGATATTTGTCAGGTCACTGACACATAAACCAGCCTTCTGTCATATAATCAAAAACCACTGCAGCACTGCTAGGACTAATACTGTCTATACATTTAAAGACTGTCAATGAAGTTATTATGGGCCAGAACTGCACAAGGAGATCTTATTAATCTTAGAAAGAtctttgtaaaaaatgaaatcattattCAGTGACTCATAGTAGTGGCCACTGGTGCTATGCTCTATTGCCCCTTTCATCCGACTGTTTCATTATCTCCCCTTCCTGCtgcttttgttgcattttttgagGCACTGAGCCAACAGGCTTTTACACTGGACCGAATGAAAGCAGAGGACAGAGCTGCGGAACTGCTGGTGGATGACACCCGTACCCCTCCCCCTGCATCctgatttttttataataagcACAATAATCTAGGAAAAAAACGCATACGAAGGTAGAGTTGGACATTCACTTACAGTAGTGGCAAGTGCAAAAACGATGGTGTGACATGTTAAGAAAACTGACTTTTGATTATCCTCATTActtcttttattccttttttttaatttataacagGGGATTTAGACTGAAGTGGATTTCTGTTCTcagaaaaacttaatttaactGTTGCCAACTAAAAACTTTGACTCCAAAGGGTTTTAGTTGAATGATGTCATATATGAGAAAACTTCAACCCTTTAATCtgaacttttttaaaacaccacaATGAAtattgtttatctttttttcttttcttttttttttttattcaaagtttTCACTCAGCCTCAGCTTCTGTAGATATACAGTCGAATACTTGGTATCctgtacaacaaaaacaatgcaaatgcaCACAATGCATATTATTGTATGGAACCATCTTGTGGACTGACAAACAATCCCAAATCAAGATTCACTTACTTGGGAAGTGTTCAACGGCATCTCACTGAGGAAGATCCATCCACTAGTGAAGGTCGTCAGATGTGATTAAAAGTTAAGACAAAAATGAGGAAAGAGACTTTGAGAAAAGATTATTTCTTTACATGTAACCTTTGCTGCTTTACAAACTTTCTGCTACAGTACAGCATGTATCCACATTTTCCTTCTGCCCGATAAACAAAATAACGCAGCTGTTTATAATGAATGATGTTCACTATTCTGACTGTTGATaacattaaatgaatgtaaGGTTTgctgtaattttgttttgttttttaaaaataactaaaaactcTGGGCAGGAAATTGACTTGTTGAAAAACTTCCTTTGAGTGAGTACTGAACATAATCTGTTTTCTTGCTTGATTTCACTCTCTTGGTGTTAGGTCATTTGAAGTTGAATTTTTTTCCACTGGAATGGGAAGAAAAGGGAATGTGATATGTCACTAACAGGACATCTATTGTAGGTGGTTGCCTACGGTTGCCTTGCGTTTGAAGGATCCAGCTAAgatggttcaggcatctggtaaggatgccctCTGGGCGCCTACCTAAGGGAGGTgttccagctgggaggaggcctcagggaagaccctggactaggtggagggattatatctggCCTGGGATCACCTAAGGATGCCCCATTCAGAGCAGAGTAATGTGGCCCGGGAAAGGGATGTTTGGGGTCCCCTTCTGGAGCTGCTGAccccggataagcggatgaagatggatagatgCATGGAAACAAATAACATATCAAGTTGTGTGTCCTGCATGAAAGTCACTAAAACTGAgttttaataaaatcaatacTGTTGAATTGAAAAACAGATCTCATTTAAGTATAAGCTCACAAATTCCCCAGAACAAACACACTCCACATCTCATCCAAATCTGATTCTCTCCCATCTTTTGCCAACCTGGCAGAGCTCTCTGCAGGctatttgatgtgtgtgtgatctgtatACTCACAGACTGTTTTAGATCAACGCAGTAGAAGCCTGTAAGCTGCTGCCGCCAGCTTTAACTGACCTGCAAAGATAAATAGATCCAATGGCAGTTTACAAAGATCCACTTTGTCAGCTGCAGAACGGAGGTTATAGGTTACTCTGAGAGTTCCCCATGCATCTTGTGATGTTATTTCGTACACTGGATCTGCTGTGGCTGTTTGGCCTAAATCAAGGCAGCTCTTAGACCCAGTACTGTATTCATGTTCCTGAgtaacactgaaaacaaaagtgtagtgatgtctctttctctgtgacCTTTCTTTCTCTAAAGGCTTAAACTTAGACCCAaactattttgttaaatattcaatgtattttatttattttttttatatattattatatgttatattgtTTGTCTTATGTTGTCACACATGGTAATTACTGGAGTCAGTTTTTCATTCAGTGAAAGTAGGGCATGGCTGCCAAGAACAGATGCTCATGGATAATTTTATTTACACTGAGCTCAAACAGTTTATGGGAATCAGGCAGTTTattgcttttgtcttttaacagttttcaaCTGGTGGGACATAATGTTATATGTCATTGAGAAATGCAATGTAACCTTTGATGTTGACATATTTTgacaaaattgttaaaataaggAAAACCCTTGTTCTTTTTGTCATCTATTTGACGTAGTTACAGGATTTGGGTCATTGCTagatttagtttaggtttaaattgtgttttttggtgGACTGTAGGTTTATTTTATGGTCAGGGAAACAGTTTTTTAGTTAGGATTATTATAGGCAATtatctacagtatgttattagttacacctgtgtttgacaagtccaaatgtctgctgtgaaaaaggtctgtTCAACTTTTCAGGCGACAATTTATCCTCTCATCATGTGTGTTATGGCTcgatgtcccccccccccccccccgattggGGCTGCCACACCCACAGCAAGGATCATTGGTTTAACAATTTCAACAGTACCGTGCTTCACAatcccccttcctcatttcatttatgtatatatatatatatatactgtacatagtgGAAAGAGTGGAAAATGGTTTAAAACAGCacaatttacagaaaacaacagaatggCTAACTCagtcaaataaacacatgtttGGTCTAAGTTATCTAAATTAGATACCGGGACcttagtttatatatatatatatatatatatataatatataatattacataGGCCTGTAATGACAATGGTGAAACGTTGTCAGTGGTTTTCACGGTTTTCACCATCGGCAGTATAAAACTTCACCCAGCTTCGGACTGTGCTCCTATTGGCCCAGCGCTGCACCACGTGGTTGGCAGTCACGCGCTTTCCAGGAACCCgtcaggaagaagaaaaacaaaacaaaaccgaGAGAGCTGTAACAGCGTGTGGACTCCATTGAAAAGAGGGCCATATTATCTCAAACAGAAGAACATACACGCGGTCCGAAACGAAACAAGACGTATGCATGGGCGTCCTTAAAGTGAGTTGGACCGTTATTGTTTCGTTTTGGTGGGCACTTTGCTGTAACGCTACACTGGATATGTGTTTTCTCCGCAGCAGAGGATAGCTTTGAAGCTAACGGTACGTTGTTGTTGTGTATCGGGCTTCAGCTGGGATAAGGAAGGGGGCGGACGGAGGCCATACTGCTGAGAGCTGCAGGTGAAAGGGCAGCAAGATTCGTCAGTTCCGCATTAAAAAGCACAGTTAGGGGCAACAAATACGCTTAACGTGTCTCTTATTGTGAACTGCAGTTTATCGAGCTCTTGCAGGTAGTGCAgaaatgtagctagctaacgtgtCATGGTTAGCTGAGATACACTTATGTCACTGTCAAATGCCGTTGAGCGCTTACGTTAACCCAGTCCAAAAATATATGCCACCGAGTTTGCTTATAATCATCTCCTCGTTTTAGTGATTGGTCAGTTTGTTCAGAAGTTGGGTTACATGTCTGACTCTGGGTCAGGATGGTTAAAACCAGCACGTAAAAAGATCGAATTGTACTCTACTTTTAAACTATAAGGCTGTATCTCTGACAGTTGTATGCTATAGCTATTTAATATGTCATTAATATGTTTAGTAGGACATTTGAACCGTATTtagctgtgtttgtttaaaacgCCTCAGTGTGTCAGTTAAATACCTAACACTGACTTTTTGCAGGCAGCCCGATCCTCTGTGGGGACACGCCCCCCAACAGAAACATCCAAtgctgctggaaaaaaaactcgACACAGCTAGAAATTTCTATGTGATGTAAGTTAAATCATACACCAGAATCAGATTTATCTTTCCCCTGAAGAGAAATCTTAATTTAGCGTTTCTTCGGGATAATAGATTAGTTTGGATAATCACCTAAACAAACGCTGTATAGTTGTATAAACCGATTTCGTCCGATACACGTTTGACTGGGTGTTTCTTCTTAAGTAACGTAataaacactaacacatgttaCGGATTGACGCATAATCTTGTGTTTTGCTCAGGTTTTTATGGtagcttttactttaaatgtattttttaaatatagctATCAAGGCTACGGGCATGCAGGCCTCCAACTTCTTTATCTTCTGCCTCAACCTAGACTGAAACGGGTTGTTTAGTATGTAGAAGCTTCTCGGATTGACAGTCATGGCAGACCATTCACGCACGCCGGAAGGCGGGACTTCATTTTTACTCGACCCATATGGATGAAGGATTACGTGGGTGTTGGCGCAATGGGATAGGTTGaggtttgttttgctttgctttgctgAGGATGTGTGATGAGTGCAGAGACTGTGGTGATACTGGTGACATTTATGGCTTTATTGGTGTTTATAAGAGGTAATTTGTAATATGGTCCTGACTGTTAAATGTTGATGAAGATGTTGTGAAGACGATTGTGCTCTCAGACTGTGCCTTGTTGAAACAAGTGAATCCAGCACAAAGAAATGCATGGATgtcattttcactgttttttaggAGGTTGATTTTAAACACTAAACATAGTTTTTTCTACTACAGTTTCATGCCTTTTTGTgtagtattttgtgtttttctgctggaattgtgtgtgttaatataaGGTTTTGGTAAACTGCAAAGGTCATTGTGC from Etheostoma cragini isolate CJK2018 chromosome 13, CSU_Ecrag_1.0, whole genome shotgun sequence harbors:
- the LOC117955713 gene encoding prenylcysteine oxidase-like, with amino-acid sequence MSCSILPLIVVVLSARSAIGDPAGPADGDGAPPSKIAVVGAGIGGSATAHFLRQHFGPEVQVDVFEKGEVGGRLATVTVNHNDYESGGSIIHSLNLHMQEFVKQLGLKYRRSVAGKTAVFNGQDMILEETDWYLLDLFRLWWRYGISFIRLQMWVEEIMEKFMRIYKYQAHGYAFSSVEELLDSLGGSGFINMTQRPLCNSLLELGVSQRFIDEVIEPIMRVNYGQNVSIPAFVGAVSLAGAQNNLWAVEGGNKLVCSGLLKMANANLLQAQVNSISPVYSGDEPQYQLSFTTASETRSELYDIVVLATPLQASVRSGVQFQGFTPPFDELPGNYHSTVATIVHGYLNTSFFGFPDPRLFPFASVLTTETPDLFFNSVASVCPVNISTGFRRKQPQEAGVYKVFSQQPLEKTHLKTLFRSYYSVQVTEWQAYPCYGSSQGLPPVELHPNLYYLNGIEWAGSAMEMSSVAAKNIALLAYHRWNRQTDMVDQKDLMHRIKTEL